Genomic window (Methanobacterium sp.):
ATTTTAGCATGTTAATGACTATTTTGTTGTACCAGTTAAACAACATTTTTTTTTGATTGAATCATTTAAATAGCTTATACTCATTAAAAAAATGTTTAAAAAAAAATGAGATCCTAAACTCTTAACTGGAAAAATTTATCAAAAAACTCTGAAAATATTCAAAAATCTTTTTTATTCGTTGATTATCACTAAACAATCTATTTAACTGATTATATGGCAGTATACATCCACTTATCTTCTTCAGGATCTATTAGAAAAAATAATAAAACTAAGCAGTCAAGGATATAAAAGAAAAATATGAATCATAAACTGGTTTTAGCCTAAATTAACAGAGGTTTTGTTAATTTAACCTTCAAAATACTGGTTCCTGTAATCGCTAATATTAAAACCTCTAAACGCTCTTAATTTAAAAAAATAAGCTTAAATAGGGCTTAAAAAAAGAAAATAAACCGAAAAATATATATAACATGACACATCAAGTGACTCTGTTAAACTGTCCCAAACCGTTTTTTTAAAGGTTTAGGACATGGAGGCGATAAAATTAGGCGAAAAATCAGACATGCAATGGTATTTACATTGTGTGCACTTTTCTTAAGCATACCCGCAGTGGCAGCTACGGAAAGTAAAAATACTGAAAACACGGTGTTTGCTAAAGCAACCACAGACCAAAACTTAAAAATCGGTATGGAAGGAGATAATGTCATTGAACTACAAAAATGGCTGACAAACCAGGGATTTTACACTGGAAAAATCGATGGCAAATTTGGTAACTACACTGAACAAGCAGTGATAAACTTCCAGATCTACACTGGAATAAAACCTGATGGTATAGTAGGAATGGTTACCATGAAGCACATGCACTACTTGGTCAATGGAAACACAAATCCAAACTACAACAGTGACACCTCCCCTACTGGCAGTGGCTACAGTACTGTCGAAGCAGCATACGGAACCAGAAACTATTACCCCAGTGCTTATTCATCAGGCAGCCGATGGAGTAGTGGAAGAGGAACCGGAGACTGTTGGCAGAACAGTTACGCACTGTACAACCAGCTTACTGCATCAGGTACAAAATCTAGGATAGTCCAGTATGCAAATGGTTACTCACCAAACCACCGTTCAGTTGAGGTTTGGAATGGTAACAAGTGGGTTGACTACGACTACCGAAGGAATGGTTACTCAAATCGATACTATCCCACAAAACATGGTTCCTCGGCAAAGGTAATTAAAAGTAG
Coding sequences:
- a CDS encoding peptidoglycan-binding protein encodes the protein MVFTLCALFLSIPAVAATESKNTENTVFAKATTDQNLKIGMEGDNVIELQKWLTNQGFYTGKIDGKFGNYTEQAVINFQIYTGIKPDGIVGMVTMKHMHYLVNGNTNPNYNSDTSPTGSGYSTVEAAYGTRNYYPSAYSSGSRWSSGRGTGDCWQNSYALYNQLTASGTKSRIVQYANGYSPNHRSVEVWNGNKWVDYDYRRNGYSNRYYPTKHGSSAKVIKSS